One part of the Candidatus Omnitrophota bacterium genome encodes these proteins:
- a CDS encoding aminotransferase class I/II-fold pyridoxal phosphate-dependent enzyme has translation MKKTIIGFFILSLTLIIKNPLYQFKRNPEVILHSQEKSLFLSSGLRRIKELNSPKESQTIAEKVIEISNSIFGNYGQRLERGSRAIAALQYGDSQGFEFLRKQIATMVLRESGIQTDAKWNILVMDGFTEMRNALSIFINPGDTVLYQANSSLNPEMLTPFEIRGAELFAFDFNRDLGQLEEKLKDSKVKIIYLLSDTLEGGSLTQENKQKLYNIAKNHNTIIVEDASFRPLTGEKSLTLKSMDTNDRVVYLEDLSHLIGQGFRTSFAIAPYWIMKKLELAKQGFTLHPNCISQVFISEFISRTLGIQPTDYQSKNPLNEEEYTWQLKNEGLSFTEEDVKSLFGQTGRNLWPSVIRQLLKVVQDPSIISLAGGMPAAELFPFDAMKNILENLTAEEWQAVLNESPIKGLPQLIEAIKGWLGARGIYGEVLVTDGSQQGLDLIGQLLGKYGDKTRIITDLPTYIGALSGFSPYLQNAREQIIHFDLESLLNSPQGQWQLKETLKSMQEKGDKLFFYLTPTFGNPSGKIMSLEHRKLILSLAQELNIHIFEDDPYGEVRWYEGEKMPSLRELDNNGSSVTYLTSNSKVCAPGLRIGYIVGATEIIEELSQIKAKIAGPTNSLSQMLVAKFISSGWLDEHVQQVIIPEYKRRAQTMIEALRQYMPEGVNFTQPEGGLFVWVTLPPEIDTTMLLNKLAREGISVNGTTIKVAFVPGPPFNTDSAKLRNCLRLNFSNVGIEKIIQGVMALGEAVKQALLAGSPEK, from the coding sequence ATGAAAAAGACAATCATTGGATTCTTTATCCTTTCCCTAACTTTGATTATAAAAAACCCGCTTTATCAATTTAAACGAAATCCCGAAGTGATACTACATTCCCAAGAAAAATCTCTTTTCCTATCTTCTGGCCTGCGCAGAATAAAAGAATTAAATTCACCCAAAGAATCACAAACAATAGCAGAAAAAGTCATAGAAATATCTAATAGTATATTCGGTAATTATGGCCAGCGTCTTGAAAGAGGAAGTCGGGCAATCGCCGCCTTGCAGTATGGAGATTCGCAGGGATTTGAGTTTCTACGTAAACAAATTGCGACGATGGTCTTACGTGAATCGGGGATTCAAACAGATGCTAAGTGGAATATTCTGGTTATGGATGGTTTTACGGAAATGCGCAATGCATTGAGCATATTTATCAATCCTGGTGATACCGTACTCTATCAAGCAAATTCCAGCCTCAATCCAGAAATGCTTACTCCTTTTGAAATAAGGGGAGCAGAACTATTTGCCTTTGATTTTAACCGTGACCTCGGGCAACTGGAGGAAAAACTAAAAGATTCAAAAGTAAAAATCATCTATCTTCTTTCTGATACCTTAGAAGGAGGGTCCCTCACTCAAGAAAACAAACAGAAACTTTACAACATCGCTAAAAATCATAATACTATTATTGTTGAAGATGCCTCTTTTCGTCCACTGACGGGTGAGAAATCCTTAACTTTAAAATCAATGGATACCAATGACCGTGTGGTTTATTTGGAAGACCTCTCCCATCTAATTGGACAAGGTTTCCGCACTAGTTTTGCCATTGCTCCTTATTGGATAATGAAAAAACTGGAACTGGCAAAACAGGGTTTTACTCTACACCCCAACTGTATCAGTCAAGTTTTTATCTCAGAGTTTATAAGCCGAACTCTCGGAATTCAACCTACTGATTATCAATCAAAAAATCCTCTAAATGAGGAAGAATATACTTGGCAACTAAAAAACGAGGGGCTGTCCTTTACCGAGGAGGATGTTAAATCCTTGTTCGGACAAACAGGAAGAAATCTCTGGCCTTCAGTAATTCGCCAACTCCTCAAGGTAGTGCAAGACCCAAGTATTATCTCTCTTGCAGGAGGCATGCCTGCTGCAGAATTATTTCCTTTCGATGCTATGAAAAATATTTTAGAAAATCTCACCGCGGAAGAATGGCAAGCAGTTTTAAACGAATCTCCCATAAAGGGTCTACCCCAATTAATAGAGGCGATAAAAGGGTGGCTGGGAGCAAGAGGAATTTATGGCGAGGTTTTGGTGACGGACGGGAGTCAACAGGGACTTGACCTCATTGGTCAATTACTGGGCAAATATGGAGATAAAACACGGATTATTACTGACCTTCCTACTTATATAGGAGCCTTATCGGGTTTTTCTCCTTATCTACAAAATGCCCGAGAACAGATAATACATTTTGATTTGGAGAGTTTACTCAATTCACCCCAAGGGCAGTGGCAATTAAAAGAAACGCTAAAATCGATGCAAGAAAAAGGAGATAAATTATTCTTCTACCTTACCCCTACTTTCGGTAATCCTTCAGGAAAGATTATGTCCTTAGAACACCGAAAGCTAATTCTCAGCCTCGCCCAAGAACTAAATATACATATCTTTGAAGATGACCCTTATGGAGAGGTGCGTTGGTATGAAGGAGAAAAAATGCCGTCCCTGCGAGAACTGGATAACAATGGCTCCTCAGTAACCTACTTGACTTCCAATTCTAAGGTATGTGCCCCAGGGTTACGTATAGGATACATCGTTGGTGCAACGGAGATAATTGAAGAGCTTTCCCAAATAAAAGCAAAAATCGCTGGCCCGACTAATTCTTTATCGCAGATGTTGGTAGCTAAGTTTATCTCCAGTGGTTGGCTCGATGAACATGTCCAGCAGGTCATCATACCCGAATATAAAAGGCGCGCCCAGACAATGATTGAAGCTCTCAGACAGTATATGCCCGAAGGAGTAAATTTTACACAGCCAGAAGGGGGATTATTTGTCTGGGTAACTTTACCTCCTGAGATAGACACAACCATGCTTCTAAATAAACTGGCGCGTGAGGGAATTTCTGTAAACGGTACTACTATCAAAGTAGCCTTTGTTCCGGGACCTCCTTTTAATACCGACTCCGCAAAACTTCGTAACTGCCTGCGTTTAAACTTTTCAAATGTAGGAATAGAAAAAATTATCCAAGGAGTTATGGCTCTGGGTGAGGCGGTAAAACAAGCACTCTTGGCGGGCTCACCAGAAAAATAG
- the glmS gene encoding glutamine--fructose-6-phosphate transaminase (isomerizing), with product MCGIIGYIGREEAQPILLNGLKRLEYRGYDSAGMVTLSKDNRGITVCKLPGKVRDLEALLKIAPLSGCLGVGHSRWATHGEVNEVNAHPHLDCKGEIAIVHNGIIENYHILKEKLIKEGHVFLSKTDTEVVAHLIEKYYDSNLETAVRWALKDIKGAYALGIVSKREPEKLIGVRVGSPLIVGTGKNGNFIASDIPAILDYTNLVIYLNDYEMAVITENQIEIKDFEGKVLKRKINKIDWDISLAEKNGHPHFMLKEIYEQPSVLSQICRRRILEEKILLDEMQIIDVELKKFQKIYIVACGTAYHAGLVGKYIIEELVGIPVEVDTSSEFRYRNHILDKNTLVLAISQSGETADTLASIREAKSKGVKVISICNVMGSSIARESDGVIYTHAGPEIGVASTKAYTAQLAILYLFAFHLAKIKGGIKDKVLREFLEEFKKISFKMEEVFKKEEAIKNIAKRFSKANCFLYLARGRDFPNALEGALKLKEISYIHAEGYPGGEMKHGPIALIDEKMPVVCIIPKTKLYEKMLSNIQEVRARKGKVIALATWGDEIIKENVDEIFWLPPVDELFTPLITVLPLQLLAYHIAVLRGCDVDQPRNLAKSVTVE from the coding sequence ATGTGCGGAATAATCGGATATATTGGAAGAGAAGAGGCGCAACCTATCCTTTTAAACGGTCTAAAAAGATTGGAGTATAGAGGCTATGATTCCGCGGGCATGGTTACGCTTTCTAAGGACAATCGAGGAATTACCGTATGTAAGCTTCCTGGTAAAGTAAGGGATTTAGAAGCGCTTTTAAAGATTGCGCCCCTTTCCGGATGTTTAGGGGTAGGACACAGTCGCTGGGCAACTCATGGAGAGGTAAATGAAGTTAATGCCCATCCCCATTTAGACTGTAAAGGAGAAATTGCAATAGTGCATAATGGAATCATTGAAAATTACCATATTTTAAAAGAGAAACTGATCAAAGAGGGACATGTTTTTCTCTCTAAAACCGATACCGAGGTGGTGGCGCATTTAATTGAAAAATATTATGATAGCAATTTGGAAACTGCGGTAAGGTGGGCTTTAAAAGATATAAAAGGGGCTTATGCCTTGGGTATCGTTTCCAAAAGAGAACCAGAAAAATTAATTGGGGTGCGTGTAGGGAGTCCTTTAATTGTCGGAACAGGTAAAAATGGTAATTTTATTGCTTCGGATATTCCCGCAATTTTGGATTACACCAATTTGGTTATCTATTTAAATGATTATGAAATGGCAGTTATTACGGAAAATCAAATTGAAATTAAGGATTTTGAGGGAAAAGTTCTTAAGCGGAAAATAAATAAAATTGATTGGGATATCTCTTTGGCAGAGAAAAATGGACACCCTCACTTTATGCTTAAGGAAATTTATGAACAGCCAAGCGTATTGAGTCAAATATGTAGAAGAAGGATTCTTGAAGAAAAAATCTTATTGGACGAGATGCAGATTATAGATGTGGAGCTTAAAAAATTCCAAAAGATTTATATTGTTGCTTGTGGAACCGCTTATCATGCAGGTTTAGTGGGTAAGTACATTATTGAAGAATTAGTAGGAATTCCTGTAGAAGTAGATACCTCAAGTGAATTTCGCTATCGGAATCATATTTTAGACAAAAATACATTGGTTTTAGCAATTTCTCAATCAGGAGAAACTGCGGATACTTTAGCCTCTATAAGAGAGGCAAAAAGTAAAGGAGTAAAGGTAATTTCTATCTGCAATGTGATGGGTTCTTCTATTGCCAGAGAATCAGATGGAGTGATTTATACCCATGCAGGACCAGAGATTGGTGTCGCTTCTACTAAGGCTTATACTGCGCAACTGGCAATACTGTATCTTTTTGCTTTTCACTTGGCAAAGATAAAGGGGGGCATTAAGGATAAGGTTTTAAGAGAATTTTTAGAAGAATTTAAGAAAATTTCTTTTAAAATGGAGGAGGTCTTTAAAAAAGAAGAGGCAATTAAGAACATAGCGAAAAGATTCTCTAAAGCAAATTGTTTCTTGTATTTGGCAAGAGGTCGCGATTTTCCCAATGCTTTGGAAGGTGCCTTAAAGTTAAAAGAGATTTCTTACATTCATGCTGAAGGATATCCTGGAGGGGAAATGAAACATGGGCCGATTGCTTTAATTGATGAAAAAATGCCTGTAGTCTGTATTATTCCCAAAACAAAACTTTATGAAAAAATGCTTTCTAATATTCAGGAAGTGAGAGCAAGAAAAGGAAAAGTAATTGCCTTAGCTACTTGGGGCGATGAGATAATAAAAGAAAATGTAGATGAGATTTTTTGGCTTCCTCCAGTAGATGAGTTATTTACTCCTTTAATTACAGTTTTACCCTTACAGCTTTTAGCCTACCACATTGCGGTTTTACGCGGTTGCGATGTTGACCAGCCAAGAAACTTAGCCAAGTCGGTAACTGTAGAGTAA
- a CDS encoding acyl-CoA thioesterase, which translates to MEHFCTERRIYYHDTDCGGVVYYAKYLEHLEEGRAEFCLSKGVNLAQYVAKGIAFPVVHLEIEYKHPARYGDYIKIFTRLEKMGNSSLCFVQEIKKEDTLLVRVKTTWACVGNNFQPRPIPLEIRKALAN; encoded by the coding sequence ATGGAGCATTTTTGCACGGAACGCAGAATCTATTATCACGATACCGATTGCGGAGGAGTGGTTTATTACGCGAAATATTTGGAACACCTTGAGGAAGGCAGAGCAGAATTCTGCCTATCAAAAGGTGTAAATTTAGCGCAATATGTCGCAAAAGGGATTGCTTTTCCCGTAGTCCATCTAGAGATTGAATACAAACATCCAGCGCGGTACGGAGATTATATCAAGATATTTACCCGATTGGAAAAAATGGGCAACTCCTCTTTGTGTTTTGTGCAGGAGATAAAAAAGGAAGATACGCTTTTAGTAAGAGTAAAAACCACCTGGGCTTGCGTAGGCAACAATTTCCAACCCCGCCCCATTCCCCTAGAAATAAGAAAAGCCTTAGCAAACTAA
- the gyrA gene encoding DNA gyrase subunit A, translating into MYDRNTKVIPVDIEDEMKASYISYAMSVIVGRALPDVRDGLKPVHRRILYVMKELGLEHQKPYKKCARIVGECLGKYHPHGDMAVYDALVRMVQDFSLRYPLIEGQGNFGSIDGDAPAAMRYTEARLSSIAEEVLVDIDKNTVDFIPNFDESLSEPVVLPAVLPNLLINGSSGIAVGMATNIPPHNLSEIVEGIVKVIDEPEVGVEELTKTVKGPDFPTGGFICGTEGIKEAYRSGRGVIKLRARAVIEEQKSGKETIIITEIPYQVNKASLIEQIAKLVEEKKIEGISDLRDESDKEGMRIVIELKRDAPSRVILNQLYKHTQMETSFGIIMLALVDNRPRVLNLKEMIQEYIKHRKNIIIRRTTFELEKARKRAHILEGLKVALANLDKIIKTIRQSKSVAEAKEALMKDFKLTAEQAQAILEMQLQRLTALERQKIDEEYLALIKNIQIYEAILKSEKKVLEIIKEEAKNLKNKYGDNRLTEIIPAEEELEIEDLIAEEDVVITISHNGYIKRLPVSAYRKQKRGGKGVSGAELKEEDFIEHLFIASTHDYILFFTNIGKVHWLKVYDIPQAGRVAKGKAIVNLLELEPNEKISAFVPVREFKEEEYLVMATKNGLVKKTSLGAFKHPRKGGIIGITLEKTDELIEVELTKGEEEIILATQQGKAIRFSEEEIRDMGRSAKGVRGIRLGKNDKVIAMEIVRKEATFLTVTSLGFGKRTPIDEYRTQSRGGKGIINMKVTKKNGEVVGLKTVTDKDEVMIVSSLGMLVRCAVKDIRETGRSAQGVKLIRLDPKDRVSCVASIVAEEEETEE; encoded by the coding sequence ATGTATGACCGCAATACCAAAGTGATTCCTGTGGATATTGAAGATGAAATGAAGGCTTCCTACATTTCTTACGCCATGAGCGTTATTGTCGGAAGGGCCCTTCCCGATGTCCGCGATGGCTTAAAACCTGTTCATAGGCGGATTCTTTATGTAATGAAAGAACTGGGATTAGAACACCAAAAGCCCTATAAAAAGTGCGCGCGGATTGTAGGAGAATGTTTGGGTAAATACCATCCTCATGGAGACATGGCAGTTTACGATGCTTTGGTAAGGATGGTTCAGGATTTTTCTTTGAGATATCCTTTGATTGAAGGGCAAGGTAACTTTGGTTCCATTGACGGTGATGCTCCCGCGGCCATGCGTTATACAGAGGCAAGGCTTTCTTCCATTGCGGAGGAGGTGCTTGTGGATATTGATAAAAATACAGTAGATTTTATTCCCAATTTTGATGAATCGCTGAGCGAACCGGTAGTTTTGCCAGCGGTTCTTCCTAATCTTCTGATAAATGGTTCGAGCGGGATTGCGGTAGGCATGGCGACTAATATTCCTCCACACAATCTTTCCGAAATAGTGGAGGGCATTGTGAAAGTAATCGATGAACCAGAAGTAGGGGTAGAGGAATTGACAAAAACCGTTAAAGGTCCAGATTTTCCCACCGGCGGATTTATCTGTGGGACGGAGGGAATAAAAGAAGCCTATCGTAGTGGAAGAGGAGTGATTAAGCTTCGTGCCCGTGCAGTAATCGAAGAACAGAAATCAGGCAAGGAGACAATTATTATTACTGAGATTCCTTATCAGGTAAATAAAGCAAGTCTTATTGAACAGATTGCCAAATTGGTAGAGGAAAAGAAGATTGAAGGAATCTCTGACCTTCGTGATGAGTCTGATAAAGAAGGGATGCGGATAGTAATAGAATTAAAACGCGATGCTCCCTCCCGGGTTATTTTAAACCAGCTCTATAAGCATACTCAGATGGAGACCTCTTTTGGCATAATCATGCTTGCTTTAGTGGACAATCGGCCACGGGTTTTAAACCTGAAGGAGATGATTCAGGAATATATAAAGCATCGCAAAAATATCATTATCCGCAGGACTACATTTGAGTTAGAAAAGGCAAGGAAACGCGCCCATATCTTGGAAGGCCTAAAAGTGGCCTTGGCGAATTTAGATAAAATAATCAAAACAATTCGGCAATCCAAATCAGTAGCGGAAGCAAAGGAAGCCTTAATGAAGGATTTTAAATTGACCGCCGAACAAGCACAGGCTATTCTGGAGATGCAACTGCAAAGACTGACTGCTTTGGAGAGACAAAAAATTGATGAGGAATACCTTGCTTTAATTAAAAACATTCAAATCTATGAAGCAATTCTTAAGAGCGAAAAGAAAGTATTGGAGATAATTAAAGAAGAGGCAAAAAATTTAAAAAATAAATATGGCGACAATAGGCTTACAGAAATAATTCCTGCAGAGGAGGAGTTGGAGATAGAAGATTTGATTGCGGAAGAGGATGTGGTGATTACCATAAGCCACAATGGTTATATAAAGAGACTTCCGGTAAGTGCCTATCGAAAACAGAAAAGAGGAGGTAAGGGTGTAAGTGGTGCGGAGTTAAAGGAGGAAGATTTTATTGAACACCTGTTTATTGCTTCCACCCACGATTATATTCTGTTTTTTACCAATATTGGTAAAGTCCACTGGTTGAAAGTATACGATATTCCTCAGGCAGGAAGAGTTGCCAAAGGTAAAGCAATAGTTAATCTTTTGGAACTGGAACCCAATGAGAAAATCAGCGCTTTTGTCCCGGTAAGGGAATTTAAAGAAGAGGAATACTTGGTAATGGCGACGAAGAATGGGCTGGTGAAGAAGACTTCCCTCGGGGCTTTCAAACATCCACGAAAAGGAGGAATAATTGGTATTACTCTAGAAAAAACCGACGAGTTAATTGAAGTAGAGTTGACAAAGGGGGAGGAGGAGATAATTTTAGCCACTCAACAGGGTAAAGCTATTCGCTTTTCTGAAGAGGAAATTCGGGATATGGGAAGGAGCGCCAAAGGAGTAAGAGGAATTAGATTGGGTAAGAATGACAAAGTGATTGCCATGGAGATTGTGAGAAAAGAGGCAACTTTTCTTACGGTAACCTCTTTAGGTTTTGGGAAACGCACTCCCATTGATGAATATCGCACGCAATCACGTGGAGGTAAAGGAATCATTAATATGAAAGTGACCAAGAAAAATGGTGAAGTGGTAGGGCTAAAGACGGTTACTGATAAGGATGAGGTGATGATTGTTAGTTCTTTGGGGATGCTTGTGCGCTGTGCGGTCAAGGACATTCGGGAAACTGGTAGGTCTGCTCAAGGAGTGAAATTGATTCGTTTGGATCCTAAGGATAGAGTTTCTTGCGTAGCGAGTATTGTGGCGGAAGAAGAGGAAACCGAGGAGTAA
- a CDS encoding HD domain-containing protein — translation MNQIDFYHDNRFMNMLSRLHSKTTFNHILEFIYQNFKEYIPFERVGLALLDEEGECINNRKIISEKPLLYRGYEIPYSETELDEVIHTGIPRVINNLEVYSEKNPCYVWPNRMLGNEISATVLLPLRVREKGVGVIFFCHPQTNVYNQMHLDFLRFVSTHISTVFEKSFLMRELALTTVMGLANLAEKRDMETGQHIKRIKYYSRALAVELATNSAYRDEIDEEFIQDVYDFSPLHDIGKVGVSDAILRKPARLSPEEFEEMKKHPIIGKEILEAIEENLSKKGFSFFKMGIELVYSHQEKFDGSGYPRGLKGKDIPLVARLVSVCDVFDACSLERIYKEAYSLEECYRIVETGKGSHFDPVIVDAFMNIRKRIEEIYHRFRN, via the coding sequence ATGAATCAGATAGATTTTTATCATGATAACAGGTTTATGAATATGCTCAGCCGTCTTCATAGCAAGACTACCTTTAACCACATTCTTGAATTTATTTATCAAAATTTTAAAGAATACATTCCCTTTGAAAGGGTAGGACTTGCTTTGTTAGATGAGGAAGGGGAGTGCATCAACAACCGTAAAATAATTTCCGAAAAACCGCTTCTCTACCGTGGGTATGAAATACCTTATAGCGAAACGGAGTTAGATGAAGTGATCCATACGGGAATACCGCGCGTGATTAATAATCTTGAAGTATATAGTGAGAAGAATCCTTGTTATGTATGGCCCAATCGGATGCTGGGTAACGAAATATCTGCAACGGTTCTTTTACCTCTGCGGGTAAGAGAGAAAGGGGTGGGGGTAATATTTTTTTGCCACCCCCAGACTAATGTTTATAACCAGATGCACTTAGATTTTTTACGTTTTGTCTCCACGCACATTTCCACAGTTTTTGAAAAGAGTTTTCTGATGCGTGAACTTGCGCTTACCACTGTAATGGGATTAGCTAATCTTGCAGAGAAAAGAGACATGGAAACAGGTCAGCATATTAAAAGAATAAAGTACTATTCGCGTGCCTTGGCGGTGGAATTGGCTACAAATAGTGCCTATAGGGATGAGATAGATGAGGAATTTATTCAGGATGTTTATGATTTTAGCCCGTTGCACGATATTGGTAAAGTTGGAGTATCGGATGCAATATTGCGAAAACCCGCTCGTCTTAGCCCCGAAGAATTTGAAGAGATGAAAAAACACCCGATTATTGGTAAAGAAATTTTGGAGGCAATTGAGGAGAATTTAAGCAAGAAAGGATTTTCTTTTTTCAAGATGGGGATAGAGCTTGTTTATTCTCATCAGGAAAAATTTGATGGTTCGGGTTATCCGCGTGGTTTAAAAGGAAAGGATATTCCGCTTGTTGCGCGTCTGGTGAGTGTCTGTGATGTTTTTGACGCGTGCAGTCTGGAAAGAATTTATAAGGAGGCGTATTCTTTAGAAGAGTGTTATCGCATTGTAGAAACAGGTAAAGGGAGCCATTTTGACCCGGTAATAGTAGATGCTTTTATGAACATAAGAAAGAGGATAGAAGAAATTTATCATCGCTTCCGAAATTAG
- the gyrB gene encoding DNA topoisomerase (ATP-hydrolyzing) subunit B, whose amino-acid sequence MAKKKKTISEGVKETKSSRYDATTIQVLEGIEAVRRRPAMYIGDVSSRGLHHMVYEVVDNSIDEAMSGFCQNIEVIVNPDNSVAVIDDGRGIPVDMHKTQKKPAVEVVMTMLHAGGKFDHRVYKVAGGLHGVGVSVVNALSEWLEVEVRREGKVFHQRYEKGKAVTRLTIIGKSEKTGTKVTFKPDKEIFGNKIEFSYDILANRLRELAFLNKGLRIFLKDERTDKENVFKFEGGIISFVEYLNKNKNPLHHKVVYFQKDKDQIIVEVALQYNDGYAENIFSFANNINTIEGGTHLSGFKSALTRTINNYSKTKNLLKENDPPLQGEDVREGLTAVISVKLPNPQFEGQTKTKLGNSEVSGLVESIVNDSLSAFFEENPSIANKIAEKALLASRAREAARKARELTRRKGALESADLPGKLADCSEKDSKLCELYLVEGDSAGGSAKQARDRRFQAILPLKGKILNVEKARVDKVLSNEEIRMIVSAIGAGVGEDFDLSKIRYHKIILMADADVDGSHIRTLLLTFFYRQMKPLIENGHVFIAQPPLYKVKRGKREEYIQTESEMNELLLDLGSEGLSLVSNTKEKKEFSPNQFRSLLDILVELERYESIFKKKGIDFIKYLSLQDKKKRLPLYYLRENNKEFFFYGDEELSRYTQEHETETDRNLAVIELFEAKDIEELIKRLEKLNLEIKNYIAKDDKEKALFKIKDDKKQIELYSLKEILSYVKKNAKEGLVIQRYKGLGEMNPSQLWETTMDAERRTLTQVTLEDAVEADEIFTVLMGDQVEPRRKFIEEHAHEIRYLDI is encoded by the coding sequence ATGGCTAAAAAGAAGAAAACGATAAGTGAAGGGGTAAAGGAAACAAAAAGTTCCCGCTACGATGCTACCACAATTCAGGTCTTAGAAGGCATTGAAGCGGTACGGCGTAGACCAGCGATGTATATCGGTGACGTTTCTTCCCGCGGTTTACACCATATGGTATACGAAGTGGTGGACAACAGCATTGACGAGGCAATGAGTGGGTTCTGTCAGAATATCGAAGTAATCGTCAACCCCGATAATTCGGTTGCCGTGATAGATGATGGTAGGGGTATTCCCGTGGATATGCATAAAACTCAGAAAAAGCCCGCGGTGGAAGTGGTAATGACGATGCTTCATGCGGGTGGTAAATTTGACCACCGTGTTTACAAAGTGGCGGGGGGGTTACATGGAGTTGGAGTCTCGGTGGTTAATGCGCTAAGTGAATGGTTAGAGGTAGAGGTAAGAAGAGAAGGGAAGGTTTTTCACCAAAGGTATGAAAAGGGTAAGGCGGTTACTCGGCTTACGATTATTGGTAAGAGTGAAAAAACAGGCACAAAAGTTACCTTTAAGCCGGATAAAGAAATCTTCGGCAATAAGATAGAATTTTCTTACGACATTCTTGCCAATAGATTGCGAGAGCTTGCCTTTTTAAATAAGGGTCTGCGTATATTTTTAAAAGATGAACGCACAGATAAGGAGAATGTTTTTAAATTTGAAGGAGGAATTATTTCTTTTGTAGAGTATCTTAACAAAAATAAAAATCCCCTCCACCACAAAGTGGTTTATTTCCAGAAGGACAAGGACCAGATTATCGTAGAGGTGGCTTTACAGTATAACGATGGCTACGCAGAGAACATTTTCAGTTTTGCCAATAACATAAATACCATTGAAGGAGGAACGCATCTGAGTGGTTTTAAATCTGCTTTAACCAGGACAATAAACAACTATAGTAAAACAAAAAATCTTCTTAAAGAAAATGATCCCCCTTTACAAGGAGAGGATGTGCGTGAGGGCTTAACGGCGGTAATTAGTGTAAAACTTCCTAACCCCCAATTTGAAGGGCAGACAAAGACAAAGTTGGGTAATTCGGAAGTTTCGGGGTTGGTAGAATCAATCGTCAACGATTCTCTCTCTGCTTTTTTTGAGGAAAACCCGTCTATTGCGAATAAAATTGCGGAAAAAGCTCTTCTTGCCAGTAGAGCAAGGGAGGCAGCAAGAAAAGCACGCGAACTTACGCGACGCAAGGGTGCCTTAGAGAGCGCAGACCTTCCGGGGAAATTAGCAGATTGTTCGGAGAAAGACTCCAAACTGTGCGAACTCTATCTTGTCGAAGGAGATAGTGCCGGAGGGAGCGCTAAACAAGCGCGTGACCGCAGGTTTCAAGCGATTTTGCCTCTGAAAGGCAAAATCTTAAATGTAGAGAAGGCAAGGGTGGATAAAGTGTTGAGCAACGAAGAAATTCGCATGATTGTTTCTGCTATTGGTGCAGGAGTGGGGGAGGATTTTGACTTATCCAAAATCCGTTATCATAAAATTATTCTGATGGCAGATGCGGATGTGGATGGGAGCCATATTCGTACCCTCCTTCTTACCTTTTTCTATCGACAGATGAAACCTTTGATTGAAAACGGCCATGTTTTTATTGCCCAACCTCCGCTCTATAAAGTTAAGCGGGGGAAACGTGAAGAATATATTCAGACAGAGTCAGAAATGAATGAGCTTTTACTCGATTTGGGTTCAGAAGGCTTGAGTTTAGTTTCCAACACTAAAGAAAAGAAAGAATTCAGCCCCAACCAGTTTCGCAGTCTTTTAGATATCCTGGTAGAATTGGAACGCTATGAAAGTATATTTAAGAAAAAGGGAATTGATTTCATAAAATATCTCAGCCTCCAGGACAAAAAGAAAAGATTGCCTCTTTATTATCTGCGGGAAAATAACAAAGAGTTTTTCTTTTACGGTGATGAAGAATTGTCACGCTATACCCAAGAACACGAGACAGAAACCGACCGAAACTTGGCAGTAATTGAGTTGTTCGAGGCAAAGGATATTGAAGAGTTGATTAAACGCTTGGAGAAATTGAATTTGGAAATTAAGAACTACATCGCTAAAGACGATAAGGAGAAGGCGCTTTTTAAAATAAAGGATGATAAGAAACAGATAGAGCTTTATAGTCTCAAAGAAATTTTGAGTTATGTGAAGAAGAACGCTAAAGAAGGGCTGGTTATTCAACGCTACAAAGGTTTAGGAGAGATGAATCCCAGCCAGTTATGGGAAACGACAATGGATGCAGAAAGACGCACCTTGACTCAAGTCACTCTCGAAGATGCGGTTGAGGCGGATGAAATATTTACTGTGCTTATGGGAGACCAGGTGGAGCCGAGGCGCAAATTTATAGAAGAACACGCTCATGAAATTAGATACCTAGACATATAA
- a CDS encoding DUF721 domain-containing protein: MPSEPICDIVSRVVQNIQSKKQNSDFFYFWEKAVGKRISKHTKPIYLQKRKLIVNVDKAGWLYELNIFKPFLLRRLKKTIPSQGIEDLKFQIGKV; this comes from the coding sequence ATGCCCTCTGAGCCAATTTGCGATATAGTATCTCGGGTTGTGCAGAATATACAAAGCAAAAAACAAAATAGTGATTTTTTTTATTTCTGGGAAAAGGCAGTAGGAAAAAGGATTTCTAAGCACACAAAACCGATATATTTGCAAAAAAGAAAACTCATCGTCAATGTAGATAAAGCAGGCTGGTTGTATGAACTTAATATATTTAAACCTTTTCTTCTGCGCAGATTGAAGAAAACGATTCCCAGTCAAGGGATTGAAGATTTAAAATTCCAAATTGGCAAGGTATAA